ggggaggaaagggaactaTCAAGGAAACTGACTGGACTTGACTGTGAACATCGGCCAGATTTCCCCAGAGTGTGGCACAAGTCTCCCTGCCCCAAGTGTGGACCCTTCTTCGACCCGTAGCTCCCCTCTGTCCTGACTAGTTGTTTTTTCAACCCGgcacaagttagagttatctgggaagtgGAACCTCAATCGAGAAAATGCCTAAATAAGGTTGGGCTGTAAGCAAATCTATAGGGCATTTACTTaataatgactgatgtgggaggaccctgcccactgtgggcggggccacccctggacaggtggtcctgcgtgctatgagaaagcaggctgggcaagccatgaggagcaagccagtaagcagcacccctccctggcctctgcctcagttcctgcctcagttcctgcctccaggttcctgcctccaggttcctgccctgacttctccgGAAGATGCATTacaagttgtaagatgaaataaccctttcctccccaagctgcttttggtcacgaTGTTTATCGCAGCAACAGAGACATGGCCAAGGGCCCTCTCTCCTCAATCCCTCTCCTCaatccctctctcctcagccaCGCTTCTGTAGAAAGGATACAGGACAATCCCAGCCAGAAGCCAGTAGTCATGTCGTCGGTGCCAGATCTCGTTGAGTTTCCCCGAGGAAATAGCTGCCCTCTCTTCATTTTGCCAAAGGGTGTGTAGCTCTGCAGAGAGACCAGCGGGAGCATCAGAGGTTTGTGACCCGCATCCATCGCAACAGTCACGTACAGATGGAAAGCTGAGTCACGCCAGAGCACTAAAGGCCCCTGAGAACTGTGAACAGGTGACAGAcggagctcagtggttaggagcactggttgctcttccagaggacccgagttcagttcacagcacccacatggtaactcacaaccatctgcaactccaggtaCAGGGGGTCCAGCACCCTCTCTGAGGGTGCTAcctacatgtggtgcacacacatacatgcaggcaaacactcagacataaaataaacctgaaaaaaatGGGGAAGGGTTATGTTAGGTGGTAAGAAATAAAGTTAGTTATGAACAGGCTCACTTAATTAGGATTAAGACAAaagactctgctgtgggatggtctgtatgtcaaattactctgattggtcaataaataaaacactgattggccagtggccaggcaggaagtataggcgggactaacagagaggagaattggaacaggaagacagaaggagagtcactgccagccgccgccatgacaagcagcatgtgaagatgctggtaggccacgagctacatggcaaggtatagatttatggaaatggattaatttaagctataagaacagttagcaagaagcctgccacggccatgcagtttgtaagcagtgtaagtctctgtgtttacttggttgggtctgagcggctgtgggactggcgggtgacaaagatttgtcctgactgtgggcaaggcaggaaaactctagctacaagactCTATTAGGGATGAGTGGGAAGGCCCACAGTCAGCATGCACTATCTCATGGAAGTACTTGGAATTAAATGTAGCAGGAAGCCACGGGCACAATGAGAAAGCCCGAATGGCAGGTAACAGACAACAGCTCGCACCTGTGAAGCCACCGTCGGCAATATTGAACATGAACCTTGGCTTCTCCACCTTCTCCTCACGGCGCCCATTGGACCGTGGCTCATCTCGAGGAGGCCCAAGTCGAAGCTCCCGTTCTGCTTTTACATCCTCTGCTAGGCAAACAGTTAAAGCTCACACCTCAGGACAGCCTCCTACTAGGTGTCAAGACTACTTAATACATAAACCGTGCTGGCTCTTCCAACGGCTACCCACCCAAGGCCCGGGCAGTTGGTTCCCCCAGATTCCACCTCCCCTGGTGCCCTCAGGGACTCGGGTGTCCAGTCCCTTTCACCCATTACCTCTCTTGCCCAAATCCCCTGTCTCCCCCTCTGGTCTCTCCCTGTGTTCCTGTGCATCCAGCGGTTTCTCCTCCCCCCTTTCTCCTGGCGTTGGCTCTGaggctgtggaaagaggcaggaaacagaaggaaagatgTTACTCTCTCCCAACTCCAGACGACAGAGCCCCAAATTCCAGTCCCCGTCAGCACTAGGACAATGACCCACCAGACTTATCTCTGTCTGCCCGGTACCCAGGTTCAGGCTCCACCTCTCCAGGCAGCCCTGGTGCTTCATCCTCTGACAGAATCTTCCTTGGCTCCAGCCGCTCTCCAAGTGACGGGGCTGGGCTGGGAGAGTCAACCTGGCGGAGGACAGTGGAGTCACAATGAGTAAAGTTCCTAGGTACCAAGACCCCTCCAGACCTTCCACCCCAGGCCGTCAGTGAGATCCAGGTGTCCGCAcacctctgtctccatcttttcCCCCATTTTGCTGTTCTTCTCCGGCTTCTCTTCTGGGTTCTCCGTGTCATCCTTCTCGAGAGGTGTCCTTACGCCATCTCCTTTCTCGCTTGGGGCGGGAGTAGCTGTGGGGAAGGCAGAGTGCTATGGTTTGACGCTTCAGTGTTCTCCAAAGGTTCATGTGTTGACATTTAATGTCCAGTGTGAGGTAACAAAACGGTAGAAACTGAATCTAAGTACAGCATTGACAGGTGGGGTTTGGAGGAGATAACCAGGATTAGATAAGGTCAGGgcaaagcccctccccccaactgAATCCTGGCGGCTCTTCAGACTATACATGCATGCTCTCTACATTTCACCATGGGACAGCCTGTGTGACCTCAGGATTCTGCAAGCAAGAAGGTCACCACCCGATGCAGCTGTTGACCTCGAACTTCCAAAACCATGAGCCCAGATTAGCCTACTTCCTATAAAGTTGTCCAGCCTTGGGTGTCTCATTAGAATCACACGAACTGCGGGGAGCAGAGGTTTTCTACCCTGACATCTGACTGCACTTGTCCCCCACCGTCCTGACCCCCAGTTACCAGGTTTAGAGGTGCAAGGGCTGTTGGTGGTAGAAGCCTCGGGCGTGGCGGGGGACGTCTTGGCCGGGGAGGAGGCCCTGGAAGAGCGCTTGGAGTCGGCACTTGGGTCGGGCATTAGCTCTGGCATTGACCAGCGCCCATTGATATGCTCAAACTCCTGCACCTGGGGAAGGAGGTTTGCAGGCCAAGGGTCAGTTCCTGGCACCGGGCACGGAGGAAGCCCTGGTCTCCTCTGTAGCACACCAGCCTGAGCTAGAACTCAGACAGAGGGAGAACAGAGACCAAGCAGCTGGCCAGATGCTGGAGTGAGGAAAGTCTGGTACCTTCTTCTTGACCAGAGACATGACTCCAATGCGGGTCAACACCTGCTGGCGACTCAGGCCCTCCCGGGGGACCCCATCCGCGAAGGTCTCCGAGCCATCTGCCCCCGGCTCACACAGATGGCGCATGAACAAAGACACGTAGGCCCTGGAATGCATGGGGCAGAAGGAAGATTGCAAGGTCTCAGGGGTGGGTCAGGCAGTGAGGGAGGTGCAGAGATCACTACCTCCTCAACTTCAACTCCCCAGCGGCTTCCGAGACTGGGCCCACGGGCCTCCCCCTGGCATCAGCCCCCACACCTAACTCTTCATTGACCTCCCCCTCAGCTCCCCCACGGCAGCCCCTGGGACTTGGCACTTTGTTCCTGGGCCCCATCAGTCAGTTATTCATCCTGTTCACCAGCTCCTCCTGCCAAGTTATCCTGGCCAAGTAAATGTGAGGCCAGACTAGCCTGGGTGAGGCTCCTTCTCAAACACCCCTCCCATGAGGGAAGAGGCCTGGCCCCTTTTCTCTAGGCTCTGTTGAGGGGAAGTGGGGTGGGCTGAGCCCACATCCCAGGAAATCGAGCCTGGACATGTCGTAAGGTAGGGAGGCGGTGATCAGCTGAGTAAGGTCACATCATATGGCGGCCAAGAGGAAGAAAGTCATCCCCAAAGCTCTTAGCCCCTCTTCAGTTCATCCCCAAACCATCCACACTCACTTGAACTCTTTCTCGGTCTTGCCCCTCAGGTCCCGCACTAGCCACTGTGTTGTGAAGGCGTCCTGAGGTGGCATCCCCCAGCGCATCACAGCATTAAGGAATGCCTTCCGTTGTCGGGTGTTGAATCCCAGTACCTGAAGATGGGGCCAAGAGGCGGGGCCACGAATGGTTAGGGGTCTGCAGTCCTTTCTACGGCCGGTGGCCCAGTGCTCAGTTTCAGTCTCCCCCTGACCCCGCCACCACCTTCTCCTCAGAGATCACGCCTGGGGCCCGGGCAGAGTCTCACCTCAATGTTCCCGCCCACTCGGGCCAGCAGTGGAGGCAGCGGCTTGTCCTTTTCATTGCGGAGCTGCCTCTTCGACTGTCGACGACCTGAGGGTAAGGGTGACACTGGTTAGCAGGGTCACCTCCTCTAAGCCCTCAGTCTTCCTTAGCACCCATCCCATAATACAGAAAACTCAGGCTAGCCTGTGGCATGTGTGCCTCAATTTCCTCCAAGTACGTTGTCAGCAATACTACCTAGTAAGGCTAAAAGAAGTCATATTTGGAGATTAATAGCAAATATCTGACAGACAGTCTTACTCATGGGAAAGTAAAATACCGTAACTTTCCTGTCTAGTCTCAGTGTACGTGTGTTCGTACTTTTAGATGAGGTCTGTGTTGACCAGCCCTCCGACTCCTAGACTCAAGCAATCCTGTCTGACCCTCCTAGGAGCTGGACCTGCCGGTGCGCATCACCACGCCTCACTACCTTTCCTGACCTGAGAGCATCTGAGACCACATGGCTATCTATGTGCTCCAAACGtgacagaaaaagaagggaaaaatagTGGGCATAAAGGAAGCTAGGAAGTAAAACtgcaaggctgagacaggaagtcaaGACAAGAGGCCACCTTCAGGACGCTCATCGAagtcctcatcctcctcctctgacCCCACTGAGTATTCTGACTGGTTATCTGTGAGGACAGAGGGTTCAATGGTCAGCGGTAACCATACTGGGGCCCTTCCTTCCCACTTAGATTCTTCATCTTGGACATTTCTCCCCCTCCACCCGGCCTTGGTCCTGCTGGGGACACTGGGTCAGATCCGTGAATAACAGTCATCTATTCCTAGCCATCTTTGGTCTCTGGGGACCTCCTCCTGTACCACTCTGCCTCCTGTCAAAGCTACCCTAAAGACTGAGTGTTCACAAGATCCCTCTGTGGTCCCTAGAGAGTTAAATCCCCGCAAATCCACCTGGCCTTAGAAAAGTTCCCCTTGACCCTTCCCAGTCCCCTGGCCTCCAAAGCTCTCACCGTCACCTCTTCCCGTCCCACCCCTCGGGGCGGTCCTCACCTTGATCCTCCTGAGCCGCATCATTGTAGTTAACTTGCTTTCGAACCCGCTTCCCCTTGCCGAGGTTTCGGGCGAGGTCTTCCTGCTGTTGCTCATAGTGATGCCTCAGCAGCTTCTCCCAGTAGTCGGGGTCCACGTTCTCCTCCTGCTTGATGATCTCTCGCTCGATCTCCTCGATCTGCAAGGCAGCCGAGTGAGGCTGgcagcccccctccccaaacCCCCTCTCCCCCACGAAGGCCCAATCCTGCCCGatgcttcctccctgtctccagGTCTGCGTGCGGTCTCTGGACACTGCACAGTTTCCTAGCACCTCGTCCTTGCAATGTgctggctccttcctctcctccacttcccctcacttcctcccacagACTCTAGTAGTTCTGTGACTACTAGAACTTTCTGTGCCCATGTCTCTCTCCAAAGTGCAGTCTCATCTATCAAAATGAGAGACTGCCTGAGGTCCACTGTTGCTTTTTGCTGGGGGCCAGGGTGGGAGAATGAATCAAAACTAagggagcaggggctggagagatggctcagtggttaagagcactgactgttcttccaaaggtcctgagttcaattcccagcaaccacatggtggctcacaaccacctgtaatgagatctggtgccctcttctggcctggaaggacatatgcaggcagaacactgtttacataataaataaatctttaaaaaaaaaaaaaaaaaaaaaaaaaaaaaaaaaaaaaaacactaagggAGCAGACTTCCACAATTTAGTGAGAGGCACTGCcgctcagagatggccctggagAGACAGGGTGTGGCCGGCCCCAACGCCTCTCACCTTGTCTTCTTCACGCACAACATACTGGGCCACCTTGAAGGAGCTGAGATACTCATTCATGTTCTGCACGTCAGTATCCTCAGTTGCATCCTGGTTTCGGTCCAGCAGTCGAGCGATGGCCTCGTTGTCATAGTGGATCACACTGCtgtcctcctccttattctcccCTGGCAGGGACAGGAACAGAAAGGACTTGAGGCTCCGGCCAGAAGCCCCGGCAGTTTAGGCAGGATGGTGAGATGCTGtactcttcctccttctcactGGGCCCTGAAGAGGACAACTGTTCCCTGGGAGCTCATGCCAagggtcttttgtttggtttcctTAGGTGGCCAACCCTTCTCTCAAGACCACTAGAAAGGAGGTGCTTCTCTCTtcacctttgttttgttttgttccaggTGTGTTTTCCTCAGGGGAGGACAGGACTACCTTCAGGGAGTGGAGGATGCGTCTCACTCACCCTCATTCTCGTCCTTGAACAGCTCCTCGGTGCCGAACTTGAGGATGTCGTCCAGCTCCTGCTTGGACATGGAGCCGGCCTTGGAGCCCAGCCCGGGCCTCACCACCAAGTGTGTCAGCATCATCTTCCGCTTGGCCACCTGCGTGATCCGCTCCTCCACAGACGCTCGCGTCACAAAGCGGTAGATCATTACTTTGTTGGCCTGGCCAATCCGATGGGCTCTGCTGAAGGCCTGCCGgggcagaagagaagggaggtCGGCCGGGGGGTGACAGGAGGAAGCGGGCACACGGTCAGGAAAGCAGGCTGCTGGGGAAAGgccttctcctctcccctaaGACCCCACCTGAGCAGGACAACCTCTTCCATGAACCCATGTCAACTTGCTGAATGTTACAGGGGATTATTCAGGATGCAGGTTCCCACCTGGATGTCATTATGGGGGTTCCAATCAGAATCGAAGATGATGACAGTGTCAGCAGTGGCCAGGTTGATGCCCAGGCCTCCAGCTCGGGTGGACAGGAGGAAGCAGAATTGTTGGGCACCAGGAGCTAGGAGGTGAGAATTAGGAGGTCAAGTTCATCACCAGCTGCTGGAGGCTCTGACTAAAAATCACTATATCCTAGCTCCAAAGTCCAAGTTTCCAACATCCCCTCACCATCCCCCATCCTGAGGATATGACAGAAGTTTCTCGGGCCTTCCATAGCCATAGGGACCAAAGCATTTCATTCTCACCATTAAACCGATCAATGGCCTCCTGCCTAAGGGCGCCAGTGATGCCGCCATCAATGCGTTCGTACTTGTAGCCTTCGTAGTCTAGGAAGTCCTCCAGAAGGTCTAACATTTTGGTCATCTAAAACAAGGGACAGCAAGAGTTCAGAAGGCTACGACACAGCTTGGGCCTGGCTCCTCAAAGTAACACGTAACTGGAACAAATTCCCAAGCCTCCTCCTACTGAAACACACCCACCCTGAGACCCTCAGTGACTCACACCCCAGCCATCACTGTTCCAGTCCCACTCTTGATTAATTTTCTGATAAGGACAGGTTCTCTGAGACCCATGAAAGGGTTTCAGAGAAACCTATAAATACTTTGAAAAGTTCATAAAACTGGTATGTGGTTTTCTCCAAAGTGGAAGAATACCTTTCATCAGAATCCTAAAGGGTCGGTACTTCCTCCCTGCATTCATTCACAAGGCTGACAACCACACTCGTCTTAGAACAAGGATCAGATCAAGGGACGAGCCAGGCAAGCCaggctttttgctttgtttttaaggacaaggactcactgtgtaggcctcgcaggcctggctggcctggaacccgctatgtggaccaggctggattaaaggcgtgcaccaccacacctagccccagacttctttattattgttttatttgtggaTCCAATCATAGCCTCATGCaggctaggcaagggctctaccacggagccatctctagCCACGTGCCCTCTCTTTCTGTCACTCGAATACGGGGTCTCTCTTTGTGTAGACTGGCTTCAGCCTCGGCATCCCAACGTCAGGGATTATTGGCATGTGTCGCCTTGCCTGCCTGAGTCAAGACATGCTTAtgagcaggaggatctcagtctTTCCTGCTAGAGCAGCCCAGGAATGAGGACAGGCATTAAAGTCTGGTTGGCGGACGGCCACAGGACGCGGGTATGAGGCGAGCAGGCGGCTGGGTCACCTGGGAGAAGATGAGTACTCTGTGTCCTTGCTCCTTCAGCTTCCGCAGCATCTTCTGCAGCAGCATGAGCTTCCCTGATGACTTAATGAGTGCCCCACCCTCGTAAGCCCCACTGGGGAGTTTCGGGGACTCCTGAAAAGGGGGGAAAAGAGGGTCAGGGAGCGTACTCCTTCCTTCTGCCGTGACTAGAAAAACCAAAAGCTTAACACGGCTCCCACAGTTCTCACTTCCAAGGGCAGAACCTGGGCCCTGCAAGCTAGTTCCGCCCCTCTGCTCAACACAGACCCTCCCAGAGAACCAGCCACGTGAGCAgccacccaccctcacccacccccacccccgccgccctCTGCTTCCTACCATGGCAGCCACGGGGAAGAGGTATGGGTGGTTACAGCACTTCTTAAGATCCATCATGATGTTAAGCAGCGACACTTGGTTCCCACCGCCTCTCGAGTTCAAGGCCTCAAAATTTCGAGTTAGGATGTACTTGTAGTATTTCCTAAAGACCAGGGTAGGGATGTACAAGggataaagagaaagaaaccacttcttttttctttttttttaaatttttgaaacaaggtttctctgtgtagccctggttctcctggaactcactctgtagaccaggctggcctcaaactcagagacccatctgctcctgcctcccaagtgctgggattaaaggcaggggACACCACTCCTAGCAGCAACCACTTCTGATACAGCACGTGCTCCCAACTCTTGGAAAGTTACTATCACCCACACCCACTCCCAAGTCTAGACAGCCCGTCCTGAGTCTCACTTCTGCATGGGGCTTAGCTCCACTCGGACAATGAGCTCCGTCTTAGCCGGCATGTTCTTAAAGACATCCGCCTTGAGTCTCCGCAGCATGTGTGGCCCCAGTAAATCATGCAGTTTTTTAATCTGGTCCTCTTTGGATATGTCGGCAaactcctccaggaagccctccagGTTGCTAGCAGACACAAAGAGGTAAGAAGACAGACAAGGTGACAGACAGTCCCCTGCCTCCGATCTCAGGCTCCATTTCCTACGTCCGGTGGATCTTAACTAGAACCCTGCCTTTCCTGGCTTTCGGGCGCCACTTACTTAAACCTCTCTGGAGTGAGGAAGTTCAGAAGATGGAAGAGTTCCTCCAGGTTATTCTGCAGTGGGGTGCCCGTCAGCAGCAGCTTATGATCTATCTTGTAGCCATTGAGGACCCTGAAAAACTAGAAATTGAGACAAGGACAGCAGGAGAAAGAGTTATCAGTGGGAAGTGGCTCTCTCACCTCACAGACATTTCCCTCGCCAGATGCTGAACCCCGCACCCTCAGGATGAGAGACCCCAAATCCCTAGTCCCAATCCCCTCCCAGCACGGCCCTTCCTCCACACAGTACAGGAACCCCCCTTCCAGGCTACAACTCCCCCAAAGGATTTGTGTTAAGGATCGAGACAGAGGGGAGTCCACAGCCTCAGTCTGGAATCTCACCCACCTTGGACTGGTTGTTCTTGAGACGGTGAGCTTCATCCACCACGAGACAGGCCCAGCGGATGGAGCCCAGCGCTGCCTGATCGATGGTGATCAGCTCATAGGACGTCAGGAGGACATGGAACTTCACCTGGGCCTCTCTCTGCCAACAAAGCCACTGCGCGTTCAGCTGCCACTCAccacacccccacctcaccccagcccCCGCCCTTCATCGAGAACCAAGTTTGTGTTTCCCTCGGGAAGCCGAACCGCGACAACGGACCACAGCTCTCAGTCCgtctgtccccccctccccccccatgcCCAGTACTGACAGCCTCGTGCATGCTTCCAGGAGGGTCTACGATGGAGCGAGTTCAGAGGCACAGAGATGAGGAGAGGAATCCCTGGTTGGGACAAAGACATGACAGACCCAAGGATCTGGACGCACGACAGGGACTCACCTTCATCTTAAAAGCTTTCTTCCCGCCTTTTATGGCATTATCCTCAAAGGAGAACTCATTCTCTCGAATAATGGCCCGGCTGTCCTTGTCACCCGTGTACGTGACCACATAGAACTTGGGCGCCCACATCTGGAACTCTCGCTCCCAGTTGATGATGGTGGAGAGCGGAGCGCTCACCAGGAAGGGACCTTTGGTGTGGCCCTGGGAGGCAAGGGTGGAATCCCGTCAGGCCTGGCTCAAACACTACACGCGAGTCTGCCTGCTCCGgccttctctcctccacccatcTAGGCTAGCGCTCACGCCCTCGGGGGCCCACAGTCCAGCGCACACCTCCTTGTACAGTGAGTAGAGAAAGACGATGGTTTGGATGGTCTTGCCCAGGCCCATCTCATCGGCCAGAATTGTGTCGGTGCCTTGGGCCCACGAGAAGCGCAGCCAGTTGAGGCCTTCCAGCTGGTACATGTGCAGTGTGcctcctgtggctgtgataaaccgAGGCTGGCTCTCGTACTTCACCGTAGGCTGTGGGGGGACGACACGGAAAGGTTCAAGGGGACAGGGTTCCTTCGGCCCTGTCCTAACACTGCTTCCGAGCTGAACGGCAACATCCTCGGCTACGGCCTGAGTCGAGTTCTACTCTTCAGTCCTCTCtaccccaacccccacctccagcccctaAATCAAACCCAGCAGCACCACTAGGGAGGGAGGGCTAGCTCGGGAAGGAGCCGGGCTGCTACTTCTGGAAGCACTCCAACTCCGACGCCAAATCCCTCGCCCCTCTGCGGGCCAGCCTGAAGGGCAGAGAACAGTGGCTCGCTGGCCGCTCCAGGACTCAGTCCCAAGGCTGTAGGGACAGGGGAAAGAACTTACGTCATTAGTGGGTGAACTGGGAGGCCCGTCTCCCTGtaactccttcttcttcttcttatacTTTCGAGGCTGTGCAGGGTCCTCCCCCATAATTAGCTCACTGAGGAAAGAGTGGGCGTCTGAGCAAGGCCTGGTCCTCCGGAGCCCCCCACTTTTCTAAATCTATTCCagacctgcctcc
This Peromyscus maniculatus bairdii isolate BWxNUB_F1_BW_parent chromosome 8, HU_Pman_BW_mat_3.1, whole genome shotgun sequence DNA region includes the following protein-coding sequences:
- the Chd3 gene encoding chromodomain-helicase-DNA-binding protein 3 isoform X12, with amino-acid sequence MASPLRDEEEEEEEMVVSEEEEEEEEEGDEEEEEVEAADEDEEEEDEEGVLGRGPGHDRGRDRHSPPSCHLFPPPPPPPPLPPPPPPPPPPDKDDIRPLPSALGVKKRKRGPKKQKENKPGKPRKRKKLDSEEEFGSERDEYREKSESGGSEYGTGPGRKRRRKHREKKEKKTKRRKRGEGDGGQKQVEQKSSAALLLTWGLEDVEHVFSEEDYHTLTNYKAFSQFMRPLIAKKNPKIPMSKMMTILGAKWREFSANNPFKGSAAAVAAAAAAAAAAVAEQVSAAVSPATPIAPSGPPPALPPPPAPEIQPPPIRRAKTKEGKGPGHKRRNKSPRVPDGRKKLRGKKMAPLKIKLGLLGAKRKKAGSYVFQSDEGPEPEAEESDLDSGSVHSASGRPDGPVRAKKLKRGRPGRKKKKVAGEEEVDGYETDHQDYCEVCQQGGEIILCDTCPRAYHLVCLDPELDRAPEGKWSCPHCEKEGVQWEAKEEEEEYEEEGEEGEKEEEDDHMEYCRVCKDGGELLCCDACISSYHIHCLNPPLPDIPNGEWLCPRCTCPVLKGRVQKILHWRWGEPPVAMPAPQQADGNPDVPPPRPLQGRSEREFFVKWVGLSYWHCSWAKELQLEIFHLVMYRNYQRKNDMDEPPPLDYGSGEDDGKSDKRKVKDPHYAEMEEKYYRFGIKPEWMTVHRIINHSMDKKGNYHYLVKWKDLPYDQSTWEEDEMSIPEYEDHKQSYWRHRELIMGEDPAQPRKYKKKKKELQGDGPPSSPTNDPTVKYESQPRFITATGGTLHMYQLEGLNWLRFSWAQGTDTILADEMGLGKTIQTIVFLYSLYKEGHTKGPFLVSAPLSTIINWEREFQMWAPKFYVVTYTGDKDSRAIIRENEFSFEDNAIKGGKKAFKMKREAQVKFHVLLTSYELITIDQAALGSIRWACLVVDEAHRLKNNQSKFFRVLNGYKIDHKLLLTGTPLQNNLEELFHLLNFLTPERFNNLEGFLEEFADISKEDQIKKLHDLLGPHMLRRLKADVFKNMPAKTELIVRVELSPMQKKYYKYILTRNFEALNSRGGGNQVSLLNIMMDLKKCCNHPYLFPVAAMESPKLPSGAYEGGALIKSSGKLMLLQKMLRKLKEQGHRVLIFSQMTKMLDLLEDFLDYEGYKYERIDGGITGALRQEAIDRFNAPGAQQFCFLLSTRAGGLGINLATADTVIIFDSDWNPHNDIQAFSRAHRIGQANKVMIYRFVTRASVEERITQVAKRKMMLTHLVVRPGLGSKAGSMSKQELDDILKFGTEELFKDENEGENKEEDSSVIHYDNEAIARLLDRNQDATEDTDVQNMNEYLSSFKVAQYVVREEDKIEEIEREIIKQEENVDPDYWEKLLRHHYEQQQEDLARNLGKGKRVRKQVNYNDAAQEDQDNQSEYSVGSEEEDEDFDERPEGRRQSKRQLRNEKDKPLPPLLARVGGNIEVLGFNTRQRKAFLNAVMRWGMPPQDAFTTQWLVRDLRGKTEKEFKAYVSLFMRHLCEPGADGSETFADGVPREGLSRQQVLTRIGVMSLVKKKVQEFEHINGRWSMPELMPDPSADSKRSSRASSPAKTSPATPEASTTNSPCTSKPATPAPSEKGDGVRTPLEKDDTENPEEKPEKNSKMGEKMETEVDSPSPAPSLGERLEPRKILSEDEAPGLPGEVEPEPGYRADRDKSASEPTPGERGEEKPLDAQEHRERPEGETGDLGKRAEDVKAERELRLGPPRDEPRSNGRREEKVEKPRFMFNIADGGFTELHTLWQNEERAAISSGKLNEIWHRRHDYWLLAGIVLHGYARWQDIQNDAQFAIINEPFKTEANKGNFLEMKNKFLARRFKLLEQALVIEEQLRRAAYLNLSQEPAHPAMALHARFAEAECLAESHQHLSKESLAGNKPANAVLHKVLNQLEELLSDMKADVTRLPATLSRIPPIAARLQMSERSILSRLASKGTEPHPTPAFPPGPYATPPGYGAAFSAAPVGALAAAGANYSQMPAGSFITAATNGPPVLVKKEKEMMAALGSDGLDRKEPRAGEVICIDD
- the Chd3 gene encoding chromodomain-helicase-DNA-binding protein 3 isoform X13 → MASPLRDEEEEEEEMVVSEEEEEEEEEGDEEEEEVEAADEDEEEEDEEGVLGRGPGHDRGRDRHSPPSCHLFPPPPPPPPLPPPPPPPPPPDKDDIRPLPSALGVKKRKRGPKKQKENKPGKPRKRKKLDSEEEFGSERDEYREKSESGGSEYGTGPGRKRRRKHREKKEKKTKRRKRGEGDGGQKQVEQKSSAALLLTWGLEDVEHVFSEEDYHTLTNYKAFSQFMRPLIAKKNPKIPMSKMMTILGAKWREFSANNPFKGSAAAVAAAAAAAAAAVAEQVSAAVSPATPIAPSGPPPALPPPPAPEIQPPPIRRAKTKEGKGPGHKRRNKSPRVPDGRKKLRGKKMAPLKIKLGLLGAKRKKAGSYVFQSDEGPEPEAEESDLDSGSVHSASGRPDGPVRAKKLKRGRPGRKKKKVAGEEEVDGYETDHQDYCEVCQQGGEIILCDTCPRAYHLVCLDPELDRAPEGKWSCPHCEKEGVQWEAKEEEEEYEEEGEEGEKEEEDDHMEYCRVCKDGGELLCCDACISSYHIHCLNPPLPDIPNGEWLCPRCTCPVLKGRVQKILHWRWGEPPVAMPAPQQADGNPDVPPPRPLQGRSEREFFVKWVGLSYWHCSWAKELQLEIFHLVMYRNYQRKNDMDEPPPLDYGSGEDDGKSDKRKVKDPHYAEMEEKYYRFGIKPEWMTVHRIINHSMDKKGNYHYLVKWKDLPYDQSTWEEDEMSIPEYEDHKQSYWRHRELIMGEDPAQPRKYKKKKKELQGDGPPSSPTNDPTVKYESQPRFITATGGTLHMYQLEGLNWLRFSWAQGTDTILADEMGLGKTIQTIVFLYSLYKEGHTKGPFLVSAPLSTIINWEREFQMWAPKFYVVTYTGDKDSRAIIRENEFSFEDNAIKGGKKAFKMKREAQVKFHVLLTSYELITIDQAALGSIRWACLVVDEAHRLKNNQSKFFRVLNGYKIDHKLLLTGTPLQNNLEELFHLLNFLTPERFNNLEGFLEEFADISKEDQIKKLHDLLGPHMLRRLKADVFKNMPAKTELIVRVELSPMQKKYYKYILTRNFEALNSRGGGNQVSLLNIMMDLKKCCNHPYLFPVAAMESPKLPSGAYEGGALIKSSGKLMLLQKMLRKLKEQGHRVLIFSQMTKMLDLLEDFLDYEGYKYERIDGGITGALRQEAIDRFNAPGAQQFCFLLSTRAGGLGINLATADTVIIFDSDWNPHNDIQAFSRAHRIGQANKVMIYRFVTRASVEERITQVAKRKMMLTHLVVRPGLGSKAGSMSKQELDDILKFGTEELFKDENEGENKEEDSSVIHYDNEAIARLLDRNQDATEDTDVQNMNEYLSSFKVAQYVVREEDKIEEIEREIIKQEENVDPDYWEKLLRHHYEQQQEDLARNLGKGKRVRKQVNYNDAAQEDQDNQSEYSVGSEEEDEDFDERPEGRRQSKRQLRNEKDKPLPPLLARVGGNIEVLGFNTRQRKAFLNAVMRWGMPPQDAFTTQWLVRDLRGKTEKEFKAYVSLFMRHLCEPGADGSETFADGVPREGLSRQQVLTRIGVMSLVKKKVQEFEHINGRWSMPELMPDPSADSKRSSRASSPAKTSPATPEASTTNSPCTSKPATPAPSEKGDGVRTPLEKDDTENPEEKPEKNSKMGEKMETEVDSPSPAPSLGERLEPRKILSEDEAPGLPGEVEPEPGYRADRDKSASEPTPGERGEEKPLDAQEHRERPEGETGDLGKREDVKAERELRLGPPRDEPRSNGRREEKVEKPRFMFNIADGGFTELHTLWQNEERAAISSGKLNEIWHRRHDYWLLAGIVLHGYARWQDIQNDAQFAIINEPFKTEANKGNFLEMKNKFLARRFKLLEQALVIEEQLRRAAYLNLSQEPAHPAMALHARFAEAECLAESHQHLSKESLAGNKPANAVLHKVLNQLEELLSDMKADVTRLPATLSRIPPIAARLQMSERSILSRLASKGTEPHPTPAFPPGPYATPPGYGAAFSAAPVGALAAAGANYSQMPAGSFITAATNGPPVLVKKEKEMMAALGSDGLDRKEPRAGEVICIDD